In one window of Episyrphus balteatus chromosome 3, idEpiBalt1.1, whole genome shotgun sequence DNA:
- the LOC129916754 gene encoding protein phosphatase Slingshot: MALVTVQRSPSSVTGSPQCSNSDGEADEDDVDGGKYERSECFFAGKGTALVLALKDIPQYAERRLSTDSTRSTNSTQSNNSDIQQHLQSMFNLLRHEETLKMAVKLESQRPNRTRYLVIASRCCLRNGSEKRSRTTSRCQSKCGKQQINDAKTHEHHLNSQHQNQGSNENKQHQQQQQQQQEMNPPSDADILSDKRRAAMSNQLLSTNRCSKSDSDKYESCAENIEESCLLGIDCNENTTIGLVVPILADTTIHLDGDGGFSVSVFGKTHIFKPVSVQAMWSALQTLHKVSQKARENNFYPGGPSHDWLSNYERRVESEQSCLNEWNAMDSIESRRPPSPDAIRNKPREKDETQRVIKMKLKEIMMSVDLDEVTSKYIRGRLEDQLDMDLGEYKSFIDEEMLIILGQMDAPTEIFEHVYLGSEWNASNLEELQRNGVRHILNVTREIDNFFPGMFDYFNVRVYDDEKTNLLKHWDNTFKYITRAKAEGSKVLVHCKMGVSRSASVVIAYAMKAYNWEFHHALQHVKERRSCIKPNKNFLSQLETYRGMLDAMKNKEKLQRSKSETNLKSTKDARLLPGSEPTPLIQALNQSKKSANEKQRKLLRRSSSTSPKSIQSAIVVKQQSQSLENLTPERSVADEPKNVRFPGSNGENYSVTQNQVLHIQKNTPTTSVKTIIDGLESNDKKTADDRKNLNLQIGRSISVEGGGGSVASRVVGNSADNTTTDDMQISSKNLGSPVWTSSAKLITQTSNIQSSSTLNDAGASSTRVIHRNSGRHLHRRETGDLFSSHVDNVFEKEEPRQTRKTHSWAPNSVIIDPCISSSRQSSNSSVDSAVVLGYPGERRELPSRHSSWGSGDNRVLPSRNSSWGSYDTNRNTFHHSAIFEGQIQNQPNKTAKKDDIACNTGTVKRTKQKLEECTVLKKRCQDNTKQQQQNAATPTTNSTTQTPPMTMTTTITTTSGSIMLNPPTSSTSANRSLSSSSCSSNSKRNSNLFRSQSATSRQRYHPNRCNSEEIILSDDGGGGCVGVGGGTDGRQELSASAPDSYTMSSDMESVVSDVSNRSPTDAKDDSSTTADEKISGNVQTLKKSFEAKATGTGPIKGQSLPSSPVAQHSCDHATSDQDAITTSTTAAASASDNPLTSSLVVETLAAITTTSSSPSSSSHTTSSTNVITRESKDRNVKGLVNKYQSSRSHSNPHHHHHHQHQHTPSSITPSPAISTAHHGSGGGGGGSGGGSTLPYKARPRSYYENRSYCSSATATMTATATTNPHHHSSSIGGGSGGGGGKVHHDYTNARPPVPPLTRNHTTHTDTTTPTHHTTMTESILTQNLSCNYRRVQQHGKTHPLARLSLPKQRFNAAAYNTM, from the exons gacGGCGAGGCTGACGAAGATGATGTTGATGGTGGCAAATATGAAAGAAG TGAGTGCTTCTTTGCTGGTAAAGGCACAGCATTGGTGTTGGCCCTCAAAGATATTCCTCAATATGCCGAACGTCGGCTGAGTACCGATTCAACAAGATCCACCAATAGTACCCAAAGCAATAATTCAGATATTCAACAGCATTTGCAGTCCATGTTCAACTTGCTAAGACATGAAGAGACTCTTAAAATg GCTGTTAAACTTGAATCCCAGCGACCCAATCGTACGCGATATCTGGTAATTGCATCACGTTGTTGTTTGCGCAACGGTTCAGAGAAAAGATCTCGAACAACATCTCGATGTCAATCGAAATGTGGCAAACAACAGATAAACGATGCTAAAACTCATGAACACCACCTTAACTCACAACATCAGAATCAGGGTAGcaatgaaaataaacaacaccaacagcagcagcagcagcaacaggaGATGAATCCTCCGTCAGATGCAGATATTCTCTCGGATAAACGGCGAGCTGCAATGAGCAATCAATTGCTCTCCACAAATCGCTGTTCAAAATCCGATTCGGATAAATATGAATCTTGTGCGGAAAACATTGAAGAATCTTGTTTACTAGGCATAGACTGCAATGAGAACACCACAATTGGTCTGGTTGTTCCAATACTCGCCGATACAACCATTCATTTAGATGGTGACgg ggGATTTAGTGTAAGTGTTTTTGGtaaaacacatatttttaaaCCAGTTTCTGTTCAAGCAATGTG GTCGGCTTTACAAACGCTTCATAAAGTATCTCAAAAGGCtcgtgaaaataatttttatccgGGTGGACCATCGCATGATTGGTTATCAAATTATGAGCGTCGTGTTGAGTCCGAGCAATCTTGTTTAAATGAGTGGAATGCCATGGATTCTATAGAAAGTAGACGTCCTCCTTCGCCTGATGCCATAAGAAATAA ACCAAGAGAAAAGGATGAAACACAACGTGTTATAAAGATGAAACTCAAAGAAATCATGATGTCTGTCGATTTAGACGAGGTCACATCCAAGTATATCCGTGGACGTTTGGAAGATCAACTTGACATGGATTTGGGCGAATACAAATCATTTATTGACGAAGAGATGCTGATTATCCTTGGCCAGATGGATGCTCCTACAGAAATTTTTGAACACGTATATCTTGGCTCCGAATGGAATGCAAGTAATTTGGAAGAATTACAAAGAAATgg TGTTCGACACATTTTAAATGTTACCCGTGAAATAGATAATTTCTTTCCTGGCATGTTTGATTATTTCAATGTCCGCGTCTACGACGATGAGAAAACCAATCTATTAAAACATTGGGACAATACTTTCAAATATATAACGCGCGCCAAAGCGGAAGGCTCAAAAGTTCTCGTCCATTGTAAAATGGGTGTAAGTCGCTCAGCATCCGTTGTAATCGCCTATGCCATGAAAGCATACAATTGGGAGTTCCATCACGCCTTGCAGCATGTCAAGGAACGCCGCAGTTGCATTAAACCAAATAAAAACTTTCTCTCACAGCTAGAAACCTATCGAGGGATGTTGGATGctatgaaaaataaagaaaaattacaacGTAGCAAGAGTGAGACAAATTTAAAAAGCACAAAAGATGCCAGACTATTACCGGGTAGCGAACCAACACCGCTCATTCAAGCCTTGAATCAATCTAAAAAATCGGCCAATGAAAAGCAACGCAAATTACTTCGCCGCTCAAGTAGCACATCACCAAAAAGCATTCAAAGCGCCATTGTTGTTAAACAACAAAGTCAATCGCTTGAAAATCTCACTCCCGAACGGAGTGTGGCCGATGAGCCTAAGAATGTTCGATTTCCTGGCAGCAATGGAGAGAATTACAGTGTCACACAGAATCAAGTTTTGCATATACAAAAGAATACTCCCACAACATCGGTTAAGACAATTATCGATGGACTAGAATCGAATGACAAGAAAACAGCTGACGACAGAAAAAATCTCAACTTACAAATTGGTCGTTCTATCTCAGTTGAAGGAGGAGGAGGAAGTGTAGCAAGTCGGGTAGTTGGTAATAGTGCAGACAATACCACCACTGACGATATGCAAATAAGTTCGAAAAATCTTGGAAGCCCAGTTTGGACATCGTCGGCAAAACTTATCACTCAAACGTCGAATATTCAATCATCATCAACTCTGAACGATGCCGGCGCATCATCGACCAGAGTAATCCACCGAAACTCTGGACGTCATCTACATCGTCGAGAGACTGGAGACCTATTCTCATCGCATGTTGACAATGTATTTGAGAAGGAAGAACCACGCCAGACACGCAAAACCCATTCATGGGCTCCCAACAGTGTCATAATAGATCCTTGCATATCGTCGTCAAGACAAAGTTCGAATAGCAGTGTCGATTCCGCTGTTGTTTTAGGCTATCCCGGCGAACGACGTGAACTTCCCTCACGTCATTCATCCTGGGGTTCGGGCGACAATCGTGTATTGCCATCGAGAAACAGTTCGTGGGGCTCATATGACACCAATCGAAATACATTTCATCACTCTGCCATTTTTGAGGGTCAAATTCAAAATCAACCTAACAAGACTGCCAAAAAGGACGACATTGCATGCAACACAGGGACGGTCAAGAGGACAAAACAAAAACTCGAGGAGTGTACAGTATTAAAGAAACGATGTCAGGACAATACAAAACAGCAGCAACAGAACGCCGCCACTCCGACGACAAATAGTACGACACAGACGCCGCCGATGACAATGACGACAACCATTACCACGACCAGCGGAAGCATTATGCTTAATCCAccaacatcatcaacatcagCTAATAGATCTTTAAGTAGTAGTAGTTGTAGTAGCAATAGTAAGAGAAACTCGAATTTATTCCGTAGTCAATCTGCCACCTCGCGACAGCGTTATCATCCAAATCGTTGTAATAGTGAAGAAATAATCCTATCCgatgatggtggtggtggttgtgttggtgttggtggGGGTACTGACGGGCGCCAAGAATTGTCTGCTTCTGCACCAGATTCATACACAATGAGTAGTGACATGGAAAGTGTTGTTTCGGATGTCTCCAATCGAAGTCCGACTGACGCGAAAGATGACTCATCCACCACCGCCGATGAAAAGATTTCCGGAAATGtacaaactttgaaaaaaagctttgaagCAAAAGCGACTGGTACAGGACCAATTAAGGGTCAATCATTACCATCATCGCCAGTTGCACAGCACTCTTGTGACCATGCTACAAGTgatcaggacgctattaccaCCTCCACCACCGCTGCCGCCTCCGCCTCTGACAACCCACTTACTAGTTCTTTAGTTGTTGAAACGTTGGCGGCAATAACAACTACATCGTCGTCACCAAGCAGCTCAAGTCACACCACCAGCAGCACTAACGTCATAACTAGAGAATCCAAAGATCGAAATGTAAAAGGCTTAGTGAATAAATATCAATCAAGCAGATCTCATTCGAATCCACACCACCATCACCACCACCAGCATCAGCACACACCATCATCAATAACGCCATCACCAGCAATATCAACAGCTCATCATGGTTCTGGTGGCGGTGGAGGGGGAAGCGGTGGCGGTAGTACTCTACCGTACAAAGCTCGTCCTCGTTCCTATTACGAAAATCGAAGTTATTGCTCATCAGCAACAGCAACGATGACCGCCACCGCCACCACCAACCCGCATCATCATTCTAGTTCGATTGGTGGTGgtagtggtggtggtggtggaaaAGTGCACCATGATTACACCAACGCGCGGCCACCAGTGCCTCCATTGACTAGAAACCATACAACCCACACAGACACCACCACACCCACACACCACACAACCATGACAGAAAGCATTTTAACTCAAAACTTGAGCTGCAATTATCGACGAGTGCAACAACACGGCAAAACTCATCCTCTCGCTAGACTAAGTTTACCAAAGCAACGTTTTAACGCAGCCGCTTACAATACAATGTGA